Below is a window of Sporosarcina ureae DNA.
TGTCAAAGCGATCGTACAGATTCCGATATTACCGCTTTATCTGTCATGGAAACCATTCGTGCTGACAATGGGTGCATTTCTTAGTTTATTCGCTATCATTTCATATATCGCACCCGTATTCATTCAGCAAGGACAAGTATCGGACTTATTAAATGGAGACATGGCGGTTCAGTCGGTTTATTCGTACTCGAAAAGCCGTGGAGTCTTCGGTGTCGTACTATTGCTGATGGCTTACGCAATGGCGGCACTCGTATCGCGCTCGAGTATTATCAGCCTGTTTTTCTTGCTACCGCCACTCATTACGATCGGAACCTATTTCTTTTTCACAGACACCTTGCCGCTCGTATTGCATGCACTGCGACGGCAAAAGAAATTCTTCTGGCGTGATTACTGGATGATCTCGATCTCGGAAAGCATCGTACGGTTGAAAGAAAACGCGCGGATGTTCTTTATCGTCACCATTGTGTCGACGGTCGCATTCATGTCCGTCGGTATTCTCGCATCCTTGACGTCATTCGCCTCGCAATACCGCGAAGTGAATCCACTCGGTCTAGTGTATAAAAGTTTGCCGCATAATGAATTCGAGTACCCACATATCGCTCAATTGACGAATGAACTCGAGCAACAAGGTTTGGATTACTGGGCTGTGCGTTTCCGCGTACTTGAGCAACAGTCTTCCTACACAAAGAACAAAGTCAATATCGTCAAGTTGTCCGATCTGAATGAACTGGCCGCAACCTTTGGTGAGAAACCTCTTTCATTACGGAGAGGACATGCGCTATTCCTACCGGCAACTGCCGCCGCAGCGAATCAATTGTCGACGGAATCAGTCAATACTGAACTGGCCGACAGTAAAGTATCCCTCGAAATCGAAGGGGTCTATCCGTATAAATTATTTCCACCGAACGCACTCGGACTCAATACGATCGTCGTGAATCATTTGGATTTTGATCGCATTGAAGAACAAGCAGGGCGTGGTTCGTTGGCGTTTAATTATTACGCGTTTAACGTCTGGGACTGGCAGGAAACACGAGAAATCGGACTGTCGATCAATGCCCAAGTCCTCGCAGGGCTCGTGCTTGAAGATCGCGATCCGGTGCGGTATGAGTTCGAGAATCCGGGACTGAATTACTCGCATATCCGTATGACGTTCTCGTTGTTGCTGTTTATCGGCTTGTTGCTGGCGGGGGTATTTTTCCTCGCGTCGGGCAGTTTTATCTATTTCCGATTGTATACGTCGCTTACGCACGATCGACGGCAGTATGCGGTGTTGCAGCGGATTGGGATGACGGATCGGGAGTTTAAGCGGATTGTGAATCGACAGTTGATCCCGCAGTTTTTCTTCCCGTGGGGTGTGTCGTTTATTCATAGTGTGTTTGCGTTTTT
It encodes the following:
- a CDS encoding FtsX-like permease family protein, encoding MTFRQFAYRNVLRNRRVYAAFFMASVFSVMVFFLYSMLLFHPSIENSFLKEISVLGMGIAELILFIFTLFFLFYSMRAFLQARSKEFGVLLLLGMAKRQLHRLIFIETMLLGFASIISGIFLGFMFSKFFFMIVKAIVQIPILPLYLSWKPFVLTMGAFLSLFAIISYIAPVFIQQGQVSDLLNGDMAVQSVYSYSKSRGVFGVVLLLMAYAMAALVSRSSIISLFFLLPPLITIGTYFFFTDTLPLVLHALRRQKKFFWRDYWMISISESIVRLKENARMFFIVTIVSTVAFMSVGILASLTSFASQYREVNPLGLVYKSLPHNEFEYPHIAQLTNELEQQGLDYWAVRFRVLEQQSSYTKNKVNIVKLSDLNELAATFGEKPLSLRRGHALFLPATAAAANQLSTESVNTELADSKVSLEIEGVYPYKLFPPNALGLNTIVVNHLDFDRIEEQAGRGSLAFNYYAFNVWDWQETREIGLSINAQVLAGLVLEDRDPVRYEFENPGLNYSHIRMTFSLLLFIGLLLAGVFFLASGSFIYFRLYTSLTHDRRQYAVLQRIGMTDREFKRIVNRQLIPQFFFPWGVSFIHSVFAFLSLQVIWDALAEISIVKELALVLCGFALMQIFYFYLIRWRYIAHIKAPTS